The genomic DNA aacgCGTCTAAAATCGCTCCGGCTCGTATTTAATGCATATGCAgacattttttcatatatatagacatgcatttttttgtcaGATGGTTTGGCTTTAGAAGCAGATTATTGATTTTGTGacttatgtgttttttccaggAGAATGGTCATGTGAAGACCAATGGTGACGTCTCCGCAAAGCCTGATGGGGATGCTGCTGCTACCAACGGCTCTGCTGAGGCAGCCAAGGAGCCTGAAGCCAGCGCAGGAGGCGACACCATTGAGCCGGCGCCGGCTGCAGATGGAGAGGCCGCCAAACCTGAGGGCGAGGCCGCAGCTAAGGAGACccccaagaagaagaagaagaagttctCCCTGAAGAAGTCCTTCAACTTCAAGCTCAATCTGAAGAAGAGCAAGAAGAGCGAGGCCGTCAAAGAGGAAGCAGCCCCTGccaccgctgctgctgccactgagGAGAAGCCTGCAGAGAACGGAGCCGCTGCTcctgcagaggagaagaaggaggaggtgaaggaggaggctgctgctgctgctgctcctgctgctgcaacCGAGGCAGAGGCTCCAAAAGCAGAGGAGCCGGCTAAAGAGGAGGCCCCCAAGGAGGAGGCCAAGGAGGCAGCTGCTCCAGCCCCTGAGGCCACAAAACCAACAGAGGAGAGCAGCTCGACTCCTGCTCCCTCTGAAAAGAAAGAGTGATTGTACCTTTAACTCACAATGAACTGGGTGAACTGTTtttcaagagagagagagaaaatttaagagtatatatatatatttatatatatatgtgtatatgtatacatatgtatatggatatatgtatatgtaaatatatacacatgtatgtgAGAGACTCCTTCGACGTGCCACTTTTCGTCATGATAACAAGACGACAGACTAGATTCACTAGATCACTTCCCTGGTTACTGCTCGACATCTGGACCCGGACTGAGTTTTAGGCTGTGGTTTGGTCgctgtgtgtgtggaaaatgtGGATTTTAACGGCTAGAGCGCGAGCTAATGACACCACAAAGTATAGATGAAGGATGGATGAAGAAGGATGGAGTCAGAGCATCTTTTTCCCTAAAGAGCCTCTTTTCTGAAGGAAAATGAAGCTA from Scomber scombrus chromosome 16, fScoSco1.1, whole genome shotgun sequence includes the following:
- the marcksl1b gene encoding MARCKS-related protein 1-B, which gives rise to MGSQSSKGEVAAEANAATADAAAVKTNGQENGHVKTNGDVSAKPDGDAAATNGSAEAAKEPEASAGGDTIEPAPAADGEAAKPEGEAAAKETPKKKKKKFSLKKSFNFKLNLKKSKKSEAVKEEAAPATAAAATEEKPAENGAAAPAEEKKEEVKEEAAAAAAPAAATEAEAPKAEEPAKEEAPKEEAKEAAAPAPEATKPTEESSSTPAPSEKKE